From a single Mycolicibacterium moriokaense genomic region:
- a CDS encoding acyl-CoA dehydrogenase family protein → MHLEEDTQLDSLRERVRALAAQYEPPRHGRTGVRAPEAHDIPKLREWTERLFSEQLLGVHWPVEYGGLPDPHPLHESVVIDELIRVNAPGPVGGGMLAAAAIITHGSTSQKDYFLPRIRSGEHIWCQLFSEPDAGSDLASLRTRARRDGDYFVIDGQKVWTTNGQHADWGYLLARTNPDVPKHAGITAFALDMSLPGVTVRPLREITGTSDFNEVFFDGVRVPAEHVIGEVDQGWAVTTASLMHERAGAGSGASLFGALQRLVRLAGALPGDGGAESGSALDRRDVRQAIGGFVADVHVNSLVAAYNESRALHGGADFADAPVSKILFSQINLALHEYGVQLQGHDGVRIDTDPHVHDGGWWQDAFLYGRAFTIAGGTNEVLRNVIAERALGLPRG, encoded by the coding sequence ATGCATCTCGAGGAGGACACGCAACTCGACTCGTTGCGCGAGCGGGTGCGTGCCTTGGCGGCGCAGTACGAACCGCCGCGACATGGTCGCACCGGCGTCCGGGCCCCGGAGGCCCACGACATCCCAAAGCTGCGGGAGTGGACCGAGCGGCTGTTCTCCGAACAACTGCTGGGGGTGCACTGGCCGGTCGAGTACGGGGGACTGCCGGACCCGCATCCGTTGCACGAATCGGTGGTGATCGATGAGCTGATTCGGGTCAACGCCCCAGGTCCGGTGGGCGGCGGAATGCTGGCGGCCGCCGCGATTATCACCCACGGTTCCACTTCGCAAAAGGATTACTTCCTGCCCCGCATCCGGTCCGGTGAGCACATCTGGTGCCAGTTGTTCAGCGAGCCCGACGCCGGCAGCGACCTGGCGAGTCTGCGCACCCGCGCGCGCCGTGATGGCGACTACTTCGTCATCGACGGACAGAAGGTGTGGACCACCAACGGGCAGCACGCCGACTGGGGCTACCTGCTCGCCCGTACGAATCCGGATGTACCCAAACACGCGGGCATCACCGCGTTTGCTCTGGACATGTCATTGCCCGGAGTGACCGTGCGGCCACTGCGCGAGATCACCGGCACCTCGGACTTCAACGAGGTGTTCTTCGACGGGGTACGTGTGCCGGCCGAGCACGTGATCGGCGAGGTCGACCAGGGCTGGGCGGTGACCACGGCCAGCCTGATGCACGAGCGTGCGGGCGCGGGCAGTGGCGCATCGCTGTTCGGTGCGCTGCAGCGGTTGGTGCGGCTGGCGGGGGCACTGCCGGGCGACGGGGGCGCCGAGTCGGGCTCGGCACTCGATCGCCGCGATGTGCGTCAGGCGATCGGGGGGTTCGTCGCAGACGTACACGTCAACTCTTTGGTCGCGGCGTACAACGAGAGCAGGGCGCTGCACGGTGGCGCCGACTTCGCCGACGCACCGGTGTCGAAGATCCTGTTCAGTCAGATCAATCTGGCGTTGCACGAATACGGGGTGCAGCTGCAGGGCCATGACGGCGTCCGCATCGACACGGATCCGCATGTGCATGACGGCGGTTGGTGGCAGGACGCGTTCCTCTATG